The Pseudonocardia sp. HH130630-07 DNA window GGACCGCGGCGGCGGAGTCCCCGCCACCGACCACCGAGAACGCCTCGCCGTCGGCGATCGCGGTCGCGACCCCCCGGGTGCCCTCGGCGAACGGGGCCATCTCGAACACGCCCATCGGGCCGTTCCAGAAGATCGTCCGTGCGTCGGCGATCCGGGAGCCGAACTCCGCCACCGACTCCGGGCCGATGTCGAGCCCCATCCAGCCGTCGGCGATCTCGTCGACCGGCACCGTGCGGGTGGTCGCGTCGGCGGCGAAAGCGTCGGCCACCACCACGTCCGACGGCAGCACGATCTTGCCGGACTCCAGGAGCTTGCGGCAGGTCTCGACCTGGTCGGACTCCAGCAGCGACGAGCCGACGCCGCGGCCCTGGGCGGCCAGGAAGGTGAAGCACATCCCGCCGCCGACGAGCAGCGTGTCGACGGTCGGCAGCAGCGCCTCGATCACGGCGAGCTTGTCCGAGACCTTCGAACCGCCGAGGACGACGGCGTAGGGCCGCTCCGGCGCACCGGTCAGGGTGCGCAGCACCTCGACCTCGGCCAGCACGAGCCCGCCGGCGTAGGCCGGGAGCCGGGTCGCGAGGTCGTAGACCGAGGCCTGCTTGCGGTGCACGACACCGAAGCCGTCGGAGACGAACGCACCCCGGTCGCCGGCGAGCCCGGCGAGCTCACCGGCGAACGCCGCACGCTCGCCGGAGTCCTTGCTGGTCTCGCGCGGGTCGAACCGGATGTTCTCCAGCAGCACCACGTCGCCGTCGGCCTGCCCGGACACGGCCGCGCGGGCCGCGTCCCCGTGCTGCGCCAGCGCCACCGGGGCGCCGAGCAGCTCACCGAGCCGCTCCGCGACCGGGGCGAGGGAGAACGCCGTGTTGTCCTGTCCCGGCTTCGGCCGCCCGAGGTGGGCCATGACGACCACGCGGGCCCCCGCGTCGCGGAGGGTCGTGATCGTCGGCACCGAGGCGCGGATGCGGCCGTCGTCGGTGATCCGGTCGCCGTCGAGCGGGACGTTCAGGTCGGACCGGACGAGCACCGTCCGGCCCGCGACGCCCTCCCCGACGAGGTCGTCGAGGTTCTTCACAGCTTCGACGCCACCAGACCGGTGATGTCGACCAGGCGGTTCGAGTAGCCCCACTCGTTGTCGTACCAGCCGACGATCTTGACCTGGTTGCCGATGACCTTGGTCAGGCCCGAGTCGTAGATGCACGAGTGCGGGTCGGTCACGATGTCGGAGGAGACGATCGGGTCCTCGGTGTACTTCAGGACGCCCTTGAGCGGACCCTC harbors:
- a CDS encoding phosphoglycerate kinase, whose product is MKNLDDLVGEGVAGRTVLVRSDLNVPLDGDRITDDGRIRASVPTITTLRDAGARVVVMAHLGRPKPGQDNTAFSLAPVAERLGELLGAPVALAQHGDAARAAVSGQADGDVVLLENIRFDPRETSKDSGERAAFAGELAGLAGDRGAFVSDGFGVVHRKQASVYDLATRLPAYAGGLVLAEVEVLRTLTGAPERPYAVVLGGSKVSDKLAVIEALLPTVDTLLVGGGMCFTFLAAQGRGVGSSLLESDQVETCRKLLESGKIVLPSDVVVADAFAADATTRTVPVDEIADGWMGLDIGPESVAEFGSRIADARTIFWNGPMGVFEMAPFAEGTRGVATAIADGEAFSVVGGGDSAAAVRALGVGEAGFSHISTGGGASLEFLEGATLPGVAVLDGDA